One window of Pocillopora verrucosa isolate sample1 chromosome 9, ASM3666991v2, whole genome shotgun sequence genomic DNA carries:
- the LOC131788646 gene encoding zinc finger protein 813-like, translated as MVSLFQVKHTHLQKDSCWSAFASVSFYRREIPSKLLDASTMDSAEEGEKDLHTHQDEKNNKQEEQSTPIGEKPFKCDQCPKNFSSNSSLYKHRRRHTSKKAHLCKECGKTFSEAGTLRRHTTMVHLGERPYACNQCDRTFSLKWDLQNHKRTHTGVKPFACSYCGKCFSYSRNLHRHYRIHTGERPYKCKHCDKQFTQKGGLLRHEITHLSDKSTACVRCYKNFHHPDTLQIHLRVVHGGERPFKCEQCGKSFKQKVHLQAHQSIHTGERPFACDQCGMKFRLKSHLQQHFTTHSVEKPFTCIQCGKNFKQKGHLQVHEGKHVDTNTSFSCYQCGECFHFKCHLYLHSALHFSQKPIT; from the exons ATGGTGTCGCTGTTCCAAGTTAAACATACGCACCTCCAGAAAGACAGTTGTTGGTCTGCTTTTGCTTCAG TGTCTTTCTATCGAAGAGAGATCCCTTCAAAACTTTTAGATGCATCAACTATGGATAGTGCTGAAGAAGGAGAAAAGGATTTACACACACATCAAGATGAAAAGAACAATAAACAGGAGGAACAGAGTACTCCAATTGGGGAGAAGCCCTTTAAATGCGATCAGTGCCCAAAGAACTTTAGCAGTAACAGTAGTCTTTACAAGCACAGAAGAAGACATACAAGTAAAAAGGCTCATTTGTGTAAAGAATGTGGAAAGACCTTTAGTGAAGCAGGAACTCTGAGAAGACACACCACGATGGTTCATTTAGGAGAGAGACCTTATGCATGTAACCAGTGTGACCGCACCTTTAGTCTCAAGTGGGACCTTCAAAACCACAAAAGGACACATACAGGAGTGAAGCCTTTTGCATGCAGCTATTGTGGAAAATGCTTCAGTTACTCCAGAAATCTTCACAGACACTATAGAATACATACAGGAGAGAGACCTTACAAGTGTAAGCATTGTGACAAGCAGTTCACACAAAAAGGAGGTCTCCTTAGACATGAAATAACACATTTATCAGACAAGAGTACAGCATGTGTCAGGTGTTATAAGAATTTTCACCATCCAGACACACTGCAGATTCATCTCAGGGTAGTACATGGAGGGGAAAGGCCATTTAAATGTGAACAATGTGGAAAAAGTTTTAAGCAGAAGGTACATCTTCAGGCACATCAAAGCATACATACAGGAGAGAGACCATTTGCATGTGATCAATGTGGAATGAAGTTCCGTTTGAAAAGTCACCTCCAGCAGCATTTTACAACTCACTCAGTGGAGAAACCTTTCACATGCATTCAGTGTGGCAAGAATTTTAAACAGAAAGGCCATCTCCAAGTTCATGAAGGCAAACATGTTGACACAAATACTAGTTTTAGCTGCTATCAATGTGGAGAGTGTTTTCACTTTAAATGTCATCTCTATTTACACAGTGCTCTTCACTTTTCACAGAAACCTATCACCTGA
- the LOC131788644 gene encoding divergent protein kinase domain 1A isoform X2, protein MARWKLMLLPLVVSLYALLTTVERHLKCNLPSIANLLCQAYEAGEISGPLCPDLCEQKNIQFGNCLTEAMEDKVYEGQWHGRDVIFKANLRWYTDFNTFQKQTDEDVVLSFQDNVSFLVETLFGDCPQCNRLVSLFLSLGDSDNDGIVTAPEVRSLVPLLRQQEPFMLIALNNSKQTADFHGYCGGLYATEKLPLIVSDVLGTEWNFDDLNIVPDTFEPFQEMVKKLIAKIFDAASSIPYFSKIVVNIPTITLNGILDAFFDLRMPNRKKQFEYFHSLLDSVMDLSSNPYGMLQSCDMHLGNFGIANNSVVKVIDFDAVFPVHYLRHVLEQKECVSDADCWFGTKDDCQSSCDTATKKCTSRMQKQDLIHICETHIPFVLKRPCNQEFSKNNSTCSKKVIRKFELFCKRLRVVDSLDQLRNDVLAVKKELTHLEKDLSNMC, encoded by the exons ATGGCGAGATGGAAGCTGATGCTGCTGCCTTTGGTTGTTTCCCTGTATGCTCTACTGACGACAGTTGAAAGACATTTAAAATGCAATTTGCCTTCAATTGCTAATTTGCTG TGTCAAGCTTATGAAGCAGGGGAAATCTCTGGACCTTTATGCCCCGATCTTTGTGAACAGAAAAATATCCAATTTGGAAATTGCCTTACAGAGGCGATGGAAGATAAAGTTTATGAAGGCCAATGGCATGGAAGAGACGTCATTTTTAAGGCAAATCTTCGATGGTATACGGACTTCAATACATTTCAGAAACAAACAGACGAAGATGTTGTTCTAAGTTTTCAAGATAATGTTTCTTTCTTAGTGGAAACCTTGTTTGGTGATTGTCCTCAATGCAACAGGCTTGTGTCGCTGTTTCTATCCCTTGGTGATAGCGACAATGATGGTATTGTGACAGCCCCCGAAGTACGGTCGTTGGTGCCATTATTGCGCCAGCAAGAACCATTTATGTTGATTGCATTAAATAACAGCAAACAGACTGCTGATTTTCATGGATATTGTGGTGGTCTGTATGCGACTGAAAAGCTGCCTCTCATTGTCTCAGATGTTTTAGGTACAGAGTGGAATTTCGATGATTTGAACATTGTGCCCGATACATTTGAACCCTTTCAAGAAATGGTGAAAAAACTTATTGCAAAGATTTTCGACGCAGCCAGTTCTATCCCgtatttttctaaaattgttGTGAATATACCAACTATTACATTGAATGGTATTTTAGATGCCTTTTTCGACTTACGGATGCCCAATCGAAAAAAACAGTTCGAGTATTTCCACTCACTGCTAGACTCTGTAATGGATCTGTCCAGTAACCCTTATGGCATGTTACAGTCTTGTGACATGCACCTCGGGAATTTTGGAATCGCCAATAATTCAGTGGTAAAAGTGATTGATTTTGACGCGGTCTTTCCTGTTCATTATCTTAGACATGTCTTGGAGCAAAAGGAATGTGTTTCTGATGCTGATTGCTGGTTTGGCACCAAAGATGATTGCCAGTCGTCGTGTGACACTGCTACCAAGAAATGTACGTCGAGAATGCAGAAACAAGATTTGATCCATATCTGTGAGACTCACATTCCCTTTGTTCTTAAAAGGCCCTGTAACCAGGAGTTTTCGAAAAACAACTCCACATGCTCTAAGAAAGTTATAAGAAAATTCGAGTTGTTTTGCAAAAGGTTGAGAGTGGTTGACTCACTTGATCAGCTAAGAAACGATGTTCTAGCGGTGAAAAAGGAACTCACCCATTTGGAGAAGGATTTATCCAATATGTGCTGA
- the LOC131788644 gene encoding divergent protein kinase domain 1A isoform X1, which produces MMFRELGVGSINNPLMSLYGQSIMARWKLMLLPLVVSLYALLTTVERHLKCNLPSIANLLCQAYEAGEISGPLCPDLCEQKNIQFGNCLTEAMEDKVYEGQWHGRDVIFKANLRWYTDFNTFQKQTDEDVVLSFQDNVSFLVETLFGDCPQCNRLVSLFLSLGDSDNDGIVTAPEVRSLVPLLRQQEPFMLIALNNSKQTADFHGYCGGLYATEKLPLIVSDVLGTEWNFDDLNIVPDTFEPFQEMVKKLIAKIFDAASSIPYFSKIVVNIPTITLNGILDAFFDLRMPNRKKQFEYFHSLLDSVMDLSSNPYGMLQSCDMHLGNFGIANNSVVKVIDFDAVFPVHYLRHVLEQKECVSDADCWFGTKDDCQSSCDTATKKCTSRMQKQDLIHICETHIPFVLKRPCNQEFSKNNSTCSKKVIRKFELFCKRLRVVDSLDQLRNDVLAVKKELTHLEKDLSNMC; this is translated from the exons ATGATGTTCAGAGAACTTGGTgttggatcaattaataatcctcttatg TCACTATATGGTCAGTCGATCATGGCGAGATGGAAGCTGATGCTGCTGCCTTTGGTTGTTTCCCTGTATGCTCTACTGACGACAGTTGAAAGACATTTAAAATGCAATTTGCCTTCAATTGCTAATTTGCTG TGTCAAGCTTATGAAGCAGGGGAAATCTCTGGACCTTTATGCCCCGATCTTTGTGAACAGAAAAATATCCAATTTGGAAATTGCCTTACAGAGGCGATGGAAGATAAAGTTTATGAAGGCCAATGGCATGGAAGAGACGTCATTTTTAAGGCAAATCTTCGATGGTATACGGACTTCAATACATTTCAGAAACAAACAGACGAAGATGTTGTTCTAAGTTTTCAAGATAATGTTTCTTTCTTAGTGGAAACCTTGTTTGGTGATTGTCCTCAATGCAACAGGCTTGTGTCGCTGTTTCTATCCCTTGGTGATAGCGACAATGATGGTATTGTGACAGCCCCCGAAGTACGGTCGTTGGTGCCATTATTGCGCCAGCAAGAACCATTTATGTTGATTGCATTAAATAACAGCAAACAGACTGCTGATTTTCATGGATATTGTGGTGGTCTGTATGCGACTGAAAAGCTGCCTCTCATTGTCTCAGATGTTTTAGGTACAGAGTGGAATTTCGATGATTTGAACATTGTGCCCGATACATTTGAACCCTTTCAAGAAATGGTGAAAAAACTTATTGCAAAGATTTTCGACGCAGCCAGTTCTATCCCgtatttttctaaaattgttGTGAATATACCAACTATTACATTGAATGGTATTTTAGATGCCTTTTTCGACTTACGGATGCCCAATCGAAAAAAACAGTTCGAGTATTTCCACTCACTGCTAGACTCTGTAATGGATCTGTCCAGTAACCCTTATGGCATGTTACAGTCTTGTGACATGCACCTCGGGAATTTTGGAATCGCCAATAATTCAGTGGTAAAAGTGATTGATTTTGACGCGGTCTTTCCTGTTCATTATCTTAGACATGTCTTGGAGCAAAAGGAATGTGTTTCTGATGCTGATTGCTGGTTTGGCACCAAAGATGATTGCCAGTCGTCGTGTGACACTGCTACCAAGAAATGTACGTCGAGAATGCAGAAACAAGATTTGATCCATATCTGTGAGACTCACATTCCCTTTGTTCTTAAAAGGCCCTGTAACCAGGAGTTTTCGAAAAACAACTCCACATGCTCTAAGAAAGTTATAAGAAAATTCGAGTTGTTTTGCAAAAGGTTGAGAGTGGTTGACTCACTTGATCAGCTAAGAAACGATGTTCTAGCGGTGAAAAAGGAACTCACCCATTTGGAGAAGGATTTATCCAATATGTGCTGA